In Francisella salimarina, the genomic window AGAGTTGGTTGCAAATGATAGCATATCTCTAGACGAATATATTAATAGGTATTACGAATCTTCAAAAGGGTGCTGTTAAACTTTGTTTTAATTTGTTATTTCTGTATAAATTGATAGGCATAAAAAAACCAGCTCAAGGCTGGTTTTGATATTATGGTACAAGTGAAGTAAAAAACTATACTTTCTTGATACCACCGAATCTCTTCTTGAACTTATCAACACGTCCAGCTGTATCAACAATTCTTTGCTTACCAGTGTAGAACGGATGACATTGTGAACAGATATCGATGTTCATAGCATCTTTACCAGAAGTTGATTTAGTAACAAAAGTATTTCCACAACTACAAGTTACTTTTACTTCAGTATATTTAGGATGAATTTCTTGTCTCATTTTTATAGTTTCCTTATATTTATAATCTGACATCGCCACTTAGACTATCTCATCTAAGCACCATATCCCTTATTAGAATAGCTCAGAGATTGTAGCTTAAAATATCCACAGTATCAAGCTTAATTCGAAGAAATATACTTCTCTCTACGTACACTCTTAGGTCCAAAACCTGCATTTGTAAGCATCTCATATGATTGATCAATCATATTGGGATTGCCACAAACGTAAACAATATCAGTCTCAGGGTTTAGCCCTATACTTTCAAATTGATTTTGAACATATCCAGAGATCTCATAATCTTTAAGATCTTGAGTTTCTCTACTAAGACATAACTTAAAGTGAATGTTATCATGCTTTTTTGCAAACTCTATAAAATCATGTTGATAAAGAGCATCTTTGCGATATTGGACTCCTAGTAGTATATGTATTTCAGTGTTGTCAGCCCTTTCTAACAGCTCTGGGAACATTGCTTTGTATGGTACAATACCAGTACCAGTACCAACCAGAACTAATTTATTAATTTCTTCTTCTTTTAGAACAAGTCTACCCGCTGGTCCCATAGCAGGAGCAGTATCACCAATTTTCATATTAAAGAAAGTATCAGTTGCTACACCGCCTTTTACATAAGTGATACCTATTTCTAGAAGCATATTATCAGAAGGTAGTGAGCCTAAGCTGTAGCTTCTGCGTTTTAGGTTACCTTCCTGATCTGTTAATAGGAATGTGATAAATTGCCCAGCGATAAAGTTAAGAGGTTTACCATCAGTTCTTTTGAATACGAAATGTCTAACATTGTCTGTAATATCTTTAAATGAAACTAGTTCAAGTTCAAATTTTTCCAAAGCCATTTTATTAAAAATTGTCATGTGTATTTATAACAGCAATAATTATATACTCAAAATACCTAGAAATATAGATATCTATCAAATCATATTGTTAGATAATTAGTAAAATACATTAGAACAAATTTATGCATTTAGAGTGCTTTTGTGTATATAATAATTTTATATGGGTAGTAAGCTTAAACTTAGAAAATGTATAAAATACTAGTGTTTTTGTTGCTTCTTCCTTGCTTAGGATTGGCAGAAATGACTCAAGCAGATATAGAAAAGATATATACAAAACCAATCATTCTAGATAGTAGGCACTATACTTTTAATGTTGAGTTACCCGTAGATTCGATAGATGGATATAGATGGTTTCTTATTCCACCAGATTATGATTATATAGATGATAGTGGCTATACCCATGAGAGTGTTAATGTTGAAAAATCAAAATGGGCTGGTATGGATAATTTTAAACTTAAACTCACTAAAAAGTTTAGGAAAGTACCTCATAAAATCATATTACATTTTGAATGTTTTCGACCGTTCGAGGAACATCCTGAGATTTTAACAAAAGATGTGACAGTATTATCACTTTTAGATTAGGAGCATATATGAAGAAAATACTGATGATAATATCTGCGATGTTGGTTGCTTTGAGTGCAACTGCTGCAGATTGTGCTGATAAAAGCTTTACTATAATAAGAGATAAAGCTAAGCAAATGGAGCAAGCCTGGGATGCGGCTGACCTTGATAAAGTTGTATCATTCTATGATGATGATTTTATGTATATGAGTGGAGGTAAAACTTATACAAGTAAAGATGCTGTGTTAAAGCATTATCTTGATGGATTTGCCGCAAATAAAGCTGGCAAAAGAGATATGGGTAAGTTAAAACTTAACTATGAGTATTGTCGAAACCTTGATGAGAATCATCAGTTAGTTATATTAAAGTTTATATGGGATGGCTCTGATGGTAAGGTTGTTACAGGTCACGATTTACTTGTTTGGCAAAAAGATGGTAAAGATAACTATACTATAATAGTAGATTTTCCACAGTCATAGTTTATATAAGGTATAAGAGGAGATGTTATGTTTTTTTTGATATTTTTGGTAATAGTTTCTATATTCTTATTGGCTTTCTCAATAAGTATAGTTGAGACTCAGTCAGTAAATGTGATAGAGAGATTTGGTAAGTTTGTTAGAATCCAGCGCGCTGGACTTAATTTTAGAATACCTTTTATTGAAAGAATAGCTGGTAGAGTCAGTTTGAGGGTACAACAGCTTGATATAGTTGCAGAGACCAAAACAAGAGATAATGTATTTGTACACATGAAAGTTTCTGTACAGTTTCTAGTTGAAGAGTCGAAGGCTGTGGATGCTTTTTACAAGCTAACAAATGCCAGAGCGCAAATGGAGTCGTATGTTTTTGATGTGATTAGATCATCACTACCGCGTATGAGTTTGGATGAGTCTTTTGAAAATAAAGATGCAATAGCACTAGATATTAAGAAAGAGTTATCAGAAGAAATGAGTACTTATGGATATACGATAATTAAGTCATTAGTTGTTGATATTAATCCTGAGGAAAATGTTAAGCGTTCGATGAATGAGATTAATGCTGCGCAAAGACAGCTTGAGGCTACAAAAGCAAAAGCAGAAGCAGAGAAGCTTATCAAAATCAAAGAAGCAGAAGGGCAAAAAGAGTCAATGAAGCTACTTGGTGAAGGTATAGCAGAGCAGCGTAAAGCAATAGCAAGAGGTTTGCGTGTATCGATAGAAGATGTCAAAGAGGGTACTGGAGGAAATATTTCTTCTGAATATATTTCATCTTTAGTAATGATGTATCAATATTTAGATACCTTAGAGAATATGACAAAATCAGGTAAATCAAATGTAATCTTTACTCCAAATTCTCCAAAAGGCTTCAATAATCTAACATCAGAAATGATAAGTGCGTTATCTGCTGTTAAAGATATCTAAACTTTTTGTAACTATATTTCTTGAGAAATTGTGCTATGATAGCACAAGCCTTTTTAGGTAGTTAAATCCCTTATTTATATTTATGATTTTTAGGTTTATAAACGACATGAAAAGAATTTTATGTAGATTATTTATTTGTTTCTTATTACTTATGGAATCAAATTATTCATGGGCACTCATAGGTAAACTAAGTTTACAGAATGAAAATCTGAAGCTTGTAACAAAAGATAGAGAGTATAGTGTACTAGGTAGTTCAAGTGTTTTGGGTGAATCAAAAAGTATGGCTTATCTTGATACGTTGGTATTCATAGATAATCAAAACCAAATTAATGATAATGCTTTGTATATTAATGATGTTCCGACTGCTATTAGTGGGAGCGAGCGACTAACAGGTGTTTTGGTTAGACAAAATCGTGACCTATATTTGAAGGTTGGTGATCAAGATATTCCTGTTAAATTTATAGAAGCAGTTGATTTTAGGGGTAATCATTTTGATCAAAAATCCATAGACTACTATCTTAATAAGAAAGTTAATGTTATAGCTGAATTTGATCATGGGGTCCTTTACATATCAGCGATTGTGATTAGTAATGTTTTTGAGAGTATAAATAACCTCTTCCCTTTAGATAGTAACTATAAAAAACTTATCGAAGAGGATTATGTAGAGTTTGTGACAGATACTTTAATGGAAGATGCTCTTAGTAAAAATCTAGAGCCATTTAAGGCTACTTTATTTGATGATGCAAAAGTTAAAAATGGTGATCATGTTTTGATTATTTCTTTGTCGGGTCGTCAAGGCGATGATCTAGTTACAGTTGGAGGACATTTTGTTTTAGGTGAAGCAACTGTTAAACATGGACAGCTCGAGAATTTTAGCTTTTATAATTTTTATACTACTAAGAATAAGAAACTAATGATGCCAGCAAAGGTTTCTTATGAAGATTATTTTGGACATTTATCACAAGGTCAGCAGAACTATAGACCTACGTATACTCTTTTGGTATATGGTGTAGATAAGGATAAAATTAAAAAAATGGCTGAGGTAATAGGTAGAGATTTAGAATATATGCGCACCTCTGGAGATACTGGTGGAATATCTTATGATTGTGTTAATACGGCCTTACATGCCCTATATAAGTCAGAATTTATAGAAAATCCCAACTTTCTGGGATTGGAGAGTTTTTACACCCCTCCAAAAGATTATACAGAAGGAAAATATTCATATTTTAATAATAGCTGGTATTACATTTTGAACACTAAGAGAGTGTTTTTACCAAGGTCTGGTTTTGAATATGTTTTGGAAAATATCGAAACATTTAACCCTAAAAGAGTTGATTTTGTATTTTATAATCAAACACCATCAGGCAGACCTGTTGGTGGGGCACCCATTGCCGGAGTGCTCAAATACTTTAGAATATCACTTCATTCAAATGAGCTTAGTGAGCAAAATACTGTTTATGATATAGCTACTTTTTTAGATGGTTTGGGAATATAGGCTTTATATAGGAAAAAGATACTCATAAAAGCATGTTTAAAATTTCCTGAGTTTTTCTACTTTCTGAAAAAGGCTTTTTAGACACTAAGAAAATGTCAAACCTCTGAGAGGTATATTTTTCAAAAATTTCTACAAGCTCTCCTTTTTGTATTGTATCATCTACAGTAAATGATGGGAGATAAACTATTCCTAGTGAGTTAATTGCCATACTGGTTAATAGTCTAGAGAAAGAGCATTTTTGTTTTAAATTTATGCTATATTCTTTACCAGATATTCCCCAAGTAGATTTGAAGTTTTGATAGTGGTCTAAGCATTGATAATTTACTAGGTCTTTTGGACTGCTTGGTGTCCCATAACTTTTGAGGAAATCAGGTGAAGCGCATACAACTTTTTTCCATTCTCCTATTTTCTTTGCATAGAAGTCACCATCTGGTAGAGTTCCACAGAAAATAATAGCATCAAAATTTTCATCGTATAATCTATTTAAGTAGTTTCCAATTTTCCACTCAACAAAAACATTTTCATTATTTGTTGTATAAAGCTTTACTTTATCAAGAATTGATTCAAAAAATGAAAAAGGAATGCCTATTTTTAAATTTCCTATAAATTGGTAATTAGTGTTAAGATCTGTTTTGATTTGATCTTCAATAAGTATAAGCTCTTTGATTCTTGGTAATATACTGATACCTGTTTCGGTTAAAAAAACTGATCTTGTATTTCTGTAAAAGAGAGTGGAGTTGTAATATGTTTCTAGTTCTTTAATTTTTTTAGATACTACTGATATCGATAGGTTTAATTCTTTTGCGGCTTGTCTGAAATTCAGAGTATGTGCGAGTTTATCAAAAATTTTATAGTGTAAAATTTCTATTTTCATTGATTCTTTTTTGATATCAGTGTTTCTATATTTTGATTATTAATATCATATAAGAATCATTGTAATATTTCTATGTTAATTTGAAACATGAGTAATTAGGATAAAAGATGATATTGATAAATGTTGAATATAAGAAAAGTTTAGATATTGTGGATAAATATAGACAGTCACACATGGATTATCTTTCAAAGTTTTATGATGATGGGTTAATTTTGGCATCAGGCCCTTATAATAACCGCTCCGGAGGGTTCATCATTTCAGTAATGGATCTTGAGTCAGCAAAAGAATATGTTAGAAATGATCCTTTTTATTTAAATGACATAGGTGATTTTGATATTAAGGATTTTATACCTACTAAATCATCACTAGGTTTTAGGAATTTAATTAATGGTGAAAACTTTAGTAAAGATGGTAGAGAATTATTTAATCAGTTACATGGTAAACATGCTGGAGAACAGTTGATTAAAGCTTTATCGAAAATAGCCCCAGATTTCTCAAAGTTAACTTTTGATTTTGCATTTGAAAGTATTTTTGCTAGAGATACTGAGATGTCTATGCTGACAAAAGAATTAATTACAATTGCTGTATGTTGTGCAATAGGTGACTGCCAAGCACAAGTGCAGTCGCATCTAGAAGCTGCTATTAATCTTGGTGCTTCTAAAGATATGATAGTTGAAAC contains:
- a CDS encoding LysR family transcriptional regulator, with the translated sequence MKIEILHYKIFDKLAHTLNFRQAAKELNLSISVVSKKIKELETYYNSTLFYRNTRSVFLTETGISILPRIKELILIEDQIKTDLNTNYQFIGNLKIGIPFSFFESILDKVKLYTTNNENVFVEWKIGNYLNRLYDENFDAIIFCGTLPDGDFYAKKIGEWKKVVCASPDFLKSYGTPSSPKDLVNYQCLDHYQNFKSTWGISGKEYSINLKQKCSFSRLLTSMAINSLGIVYLPSFTVDDTIQKGELVEIFEKYTSQRFDIFLVSKKPFSESRKTQEILNMLL
- a CDS encoding carboxymuconolactone decarboxylase family protein, whose amino-acid sequence is MILINVEYKKSLDIVDKYRQSHMDYLSKFYDDGLILASGPYNNRSGGFIISVMDLESAKEYVRNDPFYLNDIGDFDIKDFIPTKSSLGFRNLINGENFSKDGRELFNQLHGKHAGEQLIKALSKIAPDFSKLTFDFAFESIFARDTEMSMLTKELITIAVCCAIGDCQAQVQSHLEAAINLGASKDMIVETLLLVSPFAGFPRVANSLLAIDLG
- a CDS encoding SPFH domain-containing protein, producing MFFLIFLVIVSIFLLAFSISIVETQSVNVIERFGKFVRIQRAGLNFRIPFIERIAGRVSLRVQQLDIVAETKTRDNVFVHMKVSVQFLVEESKAVDAFYKLTNARAQMESYVFDVIRSSLPRMSLDESFENKDAIALDIKKELSEEMSTYGYTIIKSLVVDINPEENVKRSMNEINAAQRQLEATKAKAEAEKLIKIKEAEGQKESMKLLGEGIAEQRKAIARGLRVSIEDVKEGTGGNISSEYISSLVMMYQYLDTLENMTKSGKSNVIFTPNSPKGFNNLTSEMISALSAVKDI
- a CDS encoding nuclear transport factor 2 family protein, giving the protein MKKILMIISAMLVALSATAADCADKSFTIIRDKAKQMEQAWDAADLDKVVSFYDDDFMYMSGGKTYTSKDAVLKHYLDGFAANKAGKRDMGKLKLNYEYCRNLDENHQLVILKFIWDGSDGKVVTGHDLLVWQKDGKDNYTIIVDFPQS
- a CDS encoding ferredoxin--NADP reductase — protein: MALEKFELELVSFKDITDNVRHFVFKRTDGKPLNFIAGQFITFLLTDQEGNLKRRSYSLGSLPSDNMLLEIGITYVKGGVATDTFFNMKIGDTAPAMGPAGRLVLKEEEINKLVLVGTGTGIVPYKAMFPELLERADNTEIHILLGVQYRKDALYQHDFIEFAKKHDNIHFKLCLSRETQDLKDYEISGYVQNQFESIGLNPETDIVYVCGNPNMIDQSYEMLTNAGFGPKSVRREKYISSN
- the rpmE gene encoding 50S ribosomal protein L31 — encoded protein: MRQEIHPKYTEVKVTCSCGNTFVTKSTSGKDAMNIDICSQCHPFYTGKQRIVDTAGRVDKFKKRFGGIKKV